The Muricauda sp. SCSIO 65647 genome includes a region encoding these proteins:
- a CDS encoding cation diffusion facilitator family transporter — protein MGHHHNHHHHAHGDTKERHLGISILLNLLITVSQVVGGIISGSLALLSDALHNFSDVLSLVISYVANRLTKKRASANKTFGYKRAEIIAAFVNAATLVVVAVILIIEAIERLFEPQSIGSDLVIWLAALGIAANGFSVLLLKGDAENNINMKSAYFHLLTDMMASIAVLIGGLLMKFFEIYWVDALLTMAIAIYLIYVGYDLLKESTKVLMLFTPKSIVVQEIVDTINRIDQVKNVHHVHIWQLNDEEIHLEAHIDFKADIKLSEFDVILDQIEKKVYHDHGINHVNIQPEYGKCDSKNVIVQD, from the coding sequence ATGGGGCATCACCACAACCATCATCATCATGCCCATGGTGATACCAAAGAAAGGCATTTAGGAATTTCCATTTTACTGAACCTGTTGATTACCGTTTCACAAGTTGTGGGCGGAATCATATCGGGTAGTTTGGCACTCTTGTCCGATGCTCTTCATAACTTTAGTGACGTACTTTCCTTGGTTATCAGTTATGTTGCGAATAGACTTACCAAAAAAAGGGCATCGGCAAATAAGACCTTTGGCTATAAAAGGGCAGAAATTATAGCGGCTTTTGTCAATGCGGCTACATTGGTGGTGGTAGCGGTCATACTGATCATAGAGGCAATTGAAAGATTGTTCGAGCCCCAGAGCATCGGTTCTGATTTGGTCATTTGGTTAGCGGCATTGGGCATTGCCGCGAATGGATTCAGTGTTCTTTTGTTAAAAGGTGATGCTGAGAATAATATCAATATGAAATCTGCCTATTTTCATTTATTGACGGATATGATGGCTTCAATAGCCGTTTTGATAGGTGGATTGTTGATGAAATTCTTTGAGATTTATTGGGTAGATGCCCTATTGACCATGGCCATAGCCATTTATTTGATTTACGTGGGGTATGATCTATTGAAAGAGTCGACAAAGGTATTGATGCTGTTCACCCCAAAATCAATCGTGGTTCAAGAAATAGTGGACACCATAAACCGAATCGATCAAGTGAAGAATGTGCACCATGTGCATATTTGGCAACTCAATGACGAAGAAATTCACCTTGAGGCACACATTGATTTCAAGGCTGATATAAAACTCTCTGAATTTGATGTCATTTTAGATCAAATTGAGAAAAAGGTATACCATGACCATGGTATCAACCATGTCAATATACAACCCGAGTACGGCAAGTGCGACAGCAAAAATGTAATAGTGCAAGATTAG
- the rpiB gene encoding ribose 5-phosphate isomerase B has product MKIAIGNDHAGTEYKLAIVGMLKSKGIGVINYGTDDTESVDYPDFVHPVAKDVSEGNVDFGIVVCGSGNGASMTINKHQRVRGALCWNKEITALAREHNDANILSLPARFIALPQALEMVETFMNTSFEGGRHERRIEKIPCV; this is encoded by the coding sequence ATGAAAATCGCCATAGGAAACGACCATGCGGGCACAGAATACAAACTGGCCATAGTGGGAATGTTGAAATCAAAAGGTATAGGGGTCATCAATTATGGGACCGATGATACGGAAAGTGTTGACTATCCTGATTTTGTGCATCCGGTCGCAAAAGATGTATCAGAAGGAAACGTTGATTTTGGTATAGTGGTCTGTGGTAGTGGTAATGGGGCAAGCATGACCATTAACAAACATCAAAGAGTACGCGGTGCACTTTGTTGGAACAAAGAGATCACCGCGCTTGCGCGCGAACATAATGATGCCAATATATTGAGCCTTCCGGCAAGGTTCATAGCGCTTCCCCAAGCACTTGAGATGGTCGAGACTTTTATGAATACCTCTTTTGAAGGGGGTAGGCATGAAAGAAGAATAGAGAAGATACCCTGTGTTTAA
- a CDS encoding S8 family peptidase, with protein MIARFFEFRFGLLGLSLFMMGCGATTLVSTPVESIDTVPRKVAELTESEKKNWGHADLINDTIPGMSIDRAYSEIIKNKKGQTVVVAVLDSGIDLNHEDLDDVLWVNKDERPGNGKDDDGNGYVDDIHGYNFLGEAYHEQLEYARILRLNLGDPALRAKAKIKLDKKYPEALQNKQQYEQIMQVVKNADEAVKKELGKDSYTKKEVLAIEPKTDEMRQHVAVLTQMYNYADTIEEVLEELNTGITYFAEQVNYNLNKDFDGRGVVGDNPYDIDDVTYGNGNPDNRVKDESHGTHVAGIIAAERNNGKGIKGVANNVKIMALRAVPNGDEYDKDIALGIRYAVDNGARIINCSFGKSFSPNAEWVYDAIRYAAQNDVLIVHAAGNDGENLDSAENPNYPNDHKFSGAEFADNVITVGALTSRYGSSLVADFSNYGKQNVDVFAPGDDIYSTLPNNEYDFQGGTSMAAPAVAGIAALVRSHYPKLSAEQVKDVLVQSGLFSKASVIVSGDPEKATTFDKISKSGKMVNAYNALILADNISKGKKTLGFNTE; from the coding sequence ATGATAGCTAGATTTTTTGAGTTTCGGTTTGGTCTTTTGGGCCTTTCTTTATTTATGATGGGTTGTGGGGCCACAACTTTGGTCTCAACCCCTGTTGAAAGTATCGATACGGTACCGAGAAAGGTGGCAGAACTTACGGAAAGTGAAAAAAAGAATTGGGGCCATGCCGATCTGATCAACGATACGATACCTGGAATGAGCATTGACCGTGCCTATTCAGAAATCATAAAAAACAAGAAGGGACAAACAGTTGTGGTCGCCGTATTGGATTCTGGCATCGACCTTAACCATGAAGATCTTGATGATGTGCTTTGGGTCAACAAAGACGAAAGGCCGGGCAATGGCAAGGATGATGACGGCAACGGCTATGTAGACGATATACATGGTTACAATTTCTTGGGGGAAGCGTATCACGAACAATTGGAATACGCCCGAATACTTCGGTTGAATCTCGGAGACCCCGCCTTACGCGCAAAGGCCAAAATAAAATTGGACAAAAAATATCCCGAGGCGCTTCAGAACAAGCAACAGTACGAACAAATAATGCAAGTGGTCAAAAATGCCGATGAAGCTGTAAAAAAAGAGTTGGGCAAAGATTCATACACCAAAAAAGAAGTTTTGGCCATTGAGCCAAAGACCGATGAAATGCGGCAACATGTTGCGGTATTGACCCAAATGTACAATTATGCCGACACCATAGAAGAAGTGCTTGAAGAACTGAACACTGGCATTACCTATTTCGCCGAACAGGTAAACTATAATCTGAACAAAGATTTTGATGGCCGTGGAGTGGTAGGTGACAACCCCTACGATATTGATGACGTAACGTATGGCAATGGCAATCCCGATAACAGGGTCAAAGATGAAAGCCATGGTACGCACGTAGCGGGTATCATAGCCGCCGAACGCAATAATGGCAAGGGCATAAAAGGTGTGGCCAACAATGTCAAGATTATGGCTCTCAGAGCTGTGCCCAACGGTGATGAATATGATAAAGACATAGCCCTTGGCATTCGTTATGCGGTCGATAATGGGGCCAGGATCATCAATTGTAGCTTTGGCAAGTCTTTTTCACCAAATGCAGAATGGGTCTATGATGCCATTCGGTACGCCGCACAGAACGATGTGCTGATCGTACATGCTGCCGGCAATGATGGTGAAAACCTTGACAGTGCCGAAAACCCGAACTACCCGAACGATCATAAATTCTCAGGTGCTGAATTTGCCGATAACGTTATTACGGTGGGCGCATTGACAAGTCGATATGGTTCAAGCCTAGTGGCAGATTTTTCAAACTATGGCAAGCAAAATGTAGATGTCTTTGCCCCAGGTGATGATATCTATTCAACACTACCGAACAATGAATATGACTTTCAGGGAGGCACTTCAATGGCCGCACCGGCCGTAGCGGGAATAGCGGCTTTGGTACGATCGCACTATCCCAAATTATCGGCCGAACAGGTAAAAGATGTTTTGGTACAATCAGGGCTTTTTTCAAAAGCCTCGGTGATTGTCTCGGGCGATCCCGAAAAGGCAACGACCTTTGACAAAATTTCAAAATCGGGCAAAATGGTGAACGCGTACAACGCCCTCATTTTGGCGGATAATATTTCCAAAGGGAAAAAAACACTTGGTTTTAATACAGAATAA
- a CDS encoding M1 family metallopeptidase gives MYRTFFLLFFELALGVYGQERHGYWQQHVDYEMNVTIDVGTFRYEGTQKLTYTNNSPDTLDRVYYHLYFNAFQPGSDMDIRLQSIKDPDNRMMEEGKSRIADLSEDEIGYLHAKSLTHDGSPIRFVEEETILVAYLDKPIAPGQKAIFDMEFSGQVPLQIRRSGRNSSEGVALSMSQWYPKMSAYDFEGWHPNPYISREFHGVWGDFDVKITIDKDYVIGGTGYLQNPQEIGHGYEKPDTKIKHKGKMLTWHFKAPMVHDFMWGADPEYIHDTLEMENGPTLHFFYKNNPEILENWKNLQSKTAEAMAFFNRNIGEYPYEQYSVVHGGDGGMEYAMSTLITGERSFNSLVGVMVHELAHSWFQHVLATNESKHSWMDEGFTSFISSLCMNQIMEQGKQNPFEGSYKGYFALVNSGKEQPQTTHADRYDVNFAYGVAAYSKGSIFLSQLGYVIGQDKLMKTLRKYFEDFKFKHPIPNDFIRTAEKVSGMELDWYLMDWTQTTNTIDYAIKEVVAEGNKTRVVLERIGLMPMPLDILVVNADNNSTGETYYIPLRMMRGEKENPYPNITRTVLQDWAWANPVYEFLIDRPISEIEGITIDPSQLMADINKEDNTYLPGQ, from the coding sequence ATGTACAGAACATTTTTTTTGCTTTTTTTTGAGCTGGCCCTAGGTGTTTACGGACAAGAGAGGCATGGCTACTGGCAGCAACATGTCGATTATGAAATGAACGTTACGATTGATGTCGGGACCTTTCGCTACGAGGGCACCCAAAAATTGACATACACCAACAACTCACCTGACACCCTCGACCGTGTCTATTATCATCTCTACTTCAATGCCTTTCAGCCAGGCAGTGACATGGATATTCGGTTACAGAGCATCAAAGACCCTGATAATCGTATGATGGAAGAGGGAAAAAGCAGGATTGCCGATCTCTCGGAGGATGAAATCGGTTATCTACACGCAAAATCATTGACCCATGACGGTAGCCCGATCAGATTTGTAGAGGAAGAAACCATTTTGGTGGCCTATCTCGACAAGCCCATCGCCCCTGGCCAGAAAGCCATCTTCGATATGGAATTCAGCGGTCAGGTGCCTTTGCAGATACGTCGTTCAGGCCGAAACAGTAGTGAAGGTGTTGCCCTTTCAATGAGCCAGTGGTACCCAAAAATGTCTGCGTATGATTTCGAGGGTTGGCACCCAAATCCGTATATCTCAAGGGAATTTCATGGGGTATGGGGTGATTTTGATGTGAAAATCACCATTGACAAAGACTATGTCATCGGTGGCACCGGTTATTTGCAGAACCCTCAAGAAATCGGGCATGGGTATGAAAAGCCCGACACCAAAATCAAGCATAAGGGCAAGATGCTCACTTGGCATTTCAAAGCCCCGATGGTACATGATTTTATGTGGGGCGCCGATCCCGAATACATACATGATACCCTTGAAATGGAAAACGGCCCAACCTTACATTTCTTCTATAAGAACAACCCCGAAATTCTGGAAAACTGGAAAAATCTTCAATCCAAAACGGCCGAGGCCATGGCCTTTTTCAATAGAAACATAGGTGAATATCCTTATGAACAATATTCTGTGGTGCACGGGGGTGACGGCGGCATGGAATATGCCATGAGCACACTGATAACCGGCGAAAGAAGTTTTAACAGCTTGGTGGGCGTTATGGTTCATGAGCTGGCACACTCATGGTTTCAGCATGTACTGGCCACCAATGAATCGAAACATTCTTGGATGGATGAGGGCTTCACCTCGTTCATCAGTAGTCTGTGCATGAACCAGATTATGGAGCAGGGCAAGCAAAATCCGTTCGAAGGATCGTACAAAGGTTATTTTGCCTTGGTCAATTCTGGGAAAGAGCAGCCCCAGACCACCCATGCCGATCGCTACGATGTCAATTTTGCCTATGGTGTCGCCGCATACAGCAAGGGTTCGATATTTTTATCGCAATTGGGCTATGTTATCGGTCAAGACAAACTCATGAAGACCCTTAGAAAATATTTTGAAGACTTCAAGTTCAAGCACCCCATACCGAACGACTTTATAAGAACAGCGGAAAAAGTTTCCGGTATGGAGCTCGATTGGTATCTTATGGATTGGACACAAACCACCAATACCATCGATTATGCTATCAAAGAAGTGGTTGCAGAGGGTAACAAGACCCGTGTTGTTTTGGAAAGAATTGGATTAATGCCCATGCCCTTGGATATATTGGTGGTCAACGCCGACAACAACAGTACCGGAGAGACCTACTACATTCCGCTAAGAATGATGAGGGGTGAAAAAGAAAATCCATATCCGAATATAACCCGGACCGTCTTGCAAGATTGGGCCTGGGCCAACCCGGTATATGAGTTTTTGATCGATAGGCCCATTTCAGAAATTGAGGGCATTACGATAGATCCTTCCCAGCTTATGGCCGATATAAACAAAGAAGACAATACCTATTTGCCTGGCCAATAA
- the dcm gene encoding DNA (cytosine-5-)-methyltransferase, which yields MQKLRVCELFAGVGGFRIGLENTGHYEVVWSNQWEPSTKTQHASLVYEARFGPENHSAVDIEKVPTSEIPDHDVLVGGFPCQDYSVATTLNSSKGLVGKKGVLWWSIHRILKEKRQKPRYLFLENVDRLLKSPSSQRGRDFAIMLKSLSELGYAVEWRVINAADYGMPQRRRRVFFLAYHQSTQMFQAIKERPEKTWLETDGVFAMAFPMKNENKAFETFDLTDDLATLSNHFNKGGNKSPFKNCGIFIGNHVFTTDAVPDYNGPHTVLEDILQNGEAPDDFFISIDELKQWKYLKGAKRELRTSRSGHQYHYAEGSMVFPDALNKPSRTIITGEGGKAPSRFKHVVPTQRGLRRLTPVELERLNMFPDNHTKLKGISDTKRAFFMGNALVVGIVKKTGKVLFEKIEQLSQTA from the coding sequence ATGCAAAAATTGAGGGTCTGTGAACTTTTTGCCGGGGTCGGCGGTTTCCGTATCGGTCTTGAGAATACCGGACATTACGAAGTGGTCTGGAGCAACCAGTGGGAGCCTTCCACAAAGACCCAACATGCTTCTTTGGTGTACGAAGCCCGTTTTGGGCCTGAAAACCACAGTGCTGTCGATATTGAAAAAGTTCCCACAAGCGAAATTCCCGATCATGATGTACTGGTCGGTGGTTTTCCCTGTCAAGACTACTCTGTGGCGACCACTCTGAACAGCTCAAAAGGATTGGTGGGCAAAAAAGGGGTGTTATGGTGGTCTATCCATAGAATTTTGAAAGAAAAAAGACAAAAGCCCCGATATCTTTTTCTCGAAAATGTCGATAGGTTGCTCAAATCGCCTTCTTCCCAACGTGGTCGCGATTTTGCCATTATGCTCAAAAGTCTGTCTGAATTGGGCTATGCCGTTGAATGGCGGGTCATCAATGCCGCAGACTACGGCATGCCCCAGCGAAGAAGACGGGTGTTTTTTCTGGCCTACCACCAATCGACCCAAATGTTTCAAGCAATTAAGGAAAGACCTGAAAAAACCTGGTTGGAAACCGACGGTGTGTTTGCCATGGCCTTTCCAATGAAAAATGAGAACAAAGCTTTTGAAACTTTTGACCTGACCGATGATCTCGCTACCCTATCAAACCACTTCAATAAAGGGGGAAACAAGTCTCCGTTCAAGAATTGTGGAATCTTCATAGGTAATCATGTATTCACCACAGATGCCGTTCCAGATTATAACGGTCCACATACGGTTCTTGAAGATATCTTGCAAAATGGAGAGGCCCCAGATGATTTCTTTATTTCGATAGATGAACTTAAACAGTGGAAATATCTGAAAGGTGCCAAGCGTGAACTGCGAACGTCAAGATCTGGCCACCAATATCATTATGCCGAGGGGTCTATGGTTTTTCCTGATGCGCTGAACAAACCTTCACGAACCATCATTACGGGTGAAGGGGGCAAAGCCCCTTCTCGCTTTAAGCATGTGGTGCCAACCCAAAGAGGGTTGAGAAGATTGACACCCGTTGAATTGGAACGACTCAATATGTTTCCTGACAATCACACCAAACTCAAGGGCATTTCTGATACCAAACGCGCTTTTTTCATGGGAAATGCCTTGGTGGTCGGTATCGTTAAAAAAACTGGTAAGGTGCTTTTTGAGAAAATCGAACAATTGTCGCAAACAGCTTGA
- a CDS encoding GNAT family N-acetyltransferase — MEFYVRTFDELTKDELYRILQLRAEVFVVEQECAYQDVDGKDQKALHVLCQESGKLQAYTRIFKPGDYFEKASIGRVVVDRSSRDKGLGQKIMKKSIDFLVEELSEKEIELSAQTYLLRFYENLGFQSAGDTYLEDGIPHIKMVYQSKF; from the coding sequence ATGGAATTTTATGTGAGAACATTCGACGAGCTCACCAAAGATGAGCTGTATCGAATTTTACAATTACGGGCAGAGGTTTTTGTGGTCGAACAAGAATGTGCCTACCAAGATGTGGATGGCAAAGACCAAAAAGCGCTTCATGTACTCTGTCAAGAAAGCGGTAAGCTGCAGGCCTACACCCGAATTTTCAAGCCAGGAGATTATTTTGAGAAAGCATCAATTGGAAGGGTAGTGGTGGACCGCTCAAGCAGAGATAAGGGCTTGGGACAAAAAATAATGAAAAAGTCCATTGATTTTTTGGTTGAAGAACTTTCAGAAAAAGAAATAGAGCTCTCTGCCCAGACCTATTTGTTGCGCTTTTATGAAAACCTAGGGTTTCAATCGGCCGGAGACACTTATCTAGAAGATGGCATACCTCATATCAAGATGGTATATCAGTCTAAATTTTGA
- a CDS encoding S41 family peptidase: protein MKRINRKIIVPILALAIFVVGSSFKSDFFEIAKQIEIFTTLFKELNMNYVDETNPAELMDSAIKNMLEELDPYTRFLNEQDVEAYKINNAGEYSGIGALVRSYEDRLLVIEPYKGYPADNAGLKAGDEIVKIGDINVADFDDNASELLKGANNTSVDITYKRQGQTKTATLNRKGVEVDAVPYYGMADEKTGYIVLSKFNRKASPQTKSAIQDLKGKGAENLILDLRGNPGGLLSEAINVTNLFVDKGELIVTTKSKVKKFNQEYKTKNKPEDLEIPVVVLIDGSSASASEIVSGSLQDLDRAVVMGARSFGKGLVQRPLKLTYGTQLKVTISRYYTPSGRCIQSLDYWNRDQDGKAIRNTKFNTFKTRNGRSVQDGGGVMPDVEVSDLQSNALIEALIMNNIIFDFATDFHYQNSFQEVADFSFSDTDYETFKKFAVAKDFSFQTESEELLAEALNGESHLLGQNVQTKYKDLLLAISNGKRNALDTYRNEIEKKLTDEIIKRYFYREGLYDYNLIHDEAILGAKEILNDHGKYRSILN from the coding sequence ATGAAAAGAATCAATAGAAAAATCATCGTTCCAATATTGGCGCTGGCCATTTTTGTGGTCGGAAGCAGCTTTAAAAGTGATTTTTTTGAAATTGCCAAGCAGATAGAAATCTTCACCACGCTCTTCAAAGAGTTGAACATGAATTATGTCGATGAAACAAACCCAGCCGAATTGATGGACTCGGCAATCAAGAACATGCTCGAAGAGTTGGATCCCTATACCCGATTTTTGAACGAACAAGACGTTGAGGCCTATAAAATCAATAATGCCGGTGAATATTCAGGCATTGGGGCTTTGGTAAGATCATATGAAGACCGTTTACTCGTCATCGAGCCCTACAAAGGTTACCCCGCCGATAATGCTGGCCTAAAAGCTGGTGATGAAATTGTCAAGATCGGCGATATCAATGTAGCTGATTTTGATGACAATGCCAGTGAGCTGCTAAAAGGGGCGAACAATACCAGTGTTGACATTACCTACAAAAGACAGGGTCAAACAAAAACCGCCACTTTGAACCGTAAAGGTGTCGAGGTCGATGCCGTGCCCTATTATGGAATGGCCGATGAAAAAACTGGGTATATCGTACTTTCAAAATTCAACAGAAAAGCTTCGCCCCAGACCAAATCAGCCATTCAAGATTTAAAGGGCAAAGGTGCCGAAAATTTGATCTTAGACCTAAGGGGCAACCCCGGTGGCCTACTTTCAGAAGCCATCAATGTCACCAATCTGTTCGTCGATAAAGGCGAGCTAATCGTCACCACCAAATCAAAGGTCAAAAAGTTCAACCAAGAATACAAGACCAAAAACAAGCCCGAAGACCTTGAGATACCTGTTGTCGTGCTAATCGATGGCAGCAGTGCTTCCGCTAGCGAAATCGTGTCGGGCAGCTTGCAAGATTTAGATCGTGCCGTGGTCATGGGTGCAAGAAGTTTTGGTAAAGGTTTGGTGCAGCGGCCTTTAAAATTGACCTATGGCACCCAGTTGAAAGTGACCATTTCACGCTATTATACCCCCTCGGGCCGATGTATTCAATCACTTGATTATTGGAACCGTGATCAAGATGGAAAAGCCATTCGAAACACAAAGTTCAATACCTTCAAGACACGTAATGGTAGGTCGGTACAAGATGGTGGTGGTGTAATGCCAGATGTTGAAGTATCAGACCTACAATCGAATGCCTTGATCGAGGCCTTGATCATGAATAATATCATCTTCGACTTTGCCACTGATTTTCATTATCAGAACAGTTTTCAAGAGGTAGCTGATTTCTCGTTTTCCGATACAGATTATGAGACGTTCAAAAAATTCGCCGTTGCCAAAGATTTTTCTTTTCAGACCGAAAGTGAAGAGTTATTGGCCGAAGCCCTCAATGGTGAAAGCCACCTTCTGGGCCAAAATGTACAGACCAAGTACAAAGACCTACTCTTGGCCATCAGCAATGGCAAAAGAAACGCACTTGATACCTACCGTAACGAAATCGAGAAAAAACTCACCGATGAAATCATCAAGCGTTATTTCTACCGAGAAGGGCTATACGACTACAACCTGATACACGACGAAGCTATTTTGGGAGCCAAAGAGATATTGAACGATCATGGCAAATATCGTTCGATTTTGAACTAG
- the rnpA gene encoding ribonuclease P protein component: MDQSLPKKQRLVGKKQFESVFEEGKHVQTKQLKLIYLRTRFNDGSPVKAAFVAPKKRFRKAVRRNRIKRLLREAYRLNKHLIFNNIEGNFAFVFLYLGKDLPNFKQIDEEIKTVLNIFLKKESHEKNQ, from the coding sequence ATGGATCAATCCCTTCCCAAAAAACAACGCCTAGTCGGCAAAAAGCAATTTGAAAGCGTTTTTGAAGAGGGAAAACATGTGCAAACCAAGCAACTGAAACTTATTTATCTAAGAACAAGGTTCAATGATGGTTCTCCAGTAAAAGCGGCATTTGTCGCTCCCAAAAAAAGGTTCAGGAAAGCGGTGCGGCGCAACCGAATCAAACGGCTGCTGAGAGAGGCCTATCGCCTTAACAAACACCTTATTTTTAACAACATTGAGGGAAATTTTGCGTTCGTCTTTTTATATCTTGGAAAGGATTTGCCGAATTTCAAACAGATAGATGAAGAGATAAAGACCGTCTTGAACATCTTCTTAAAAAAGGAATCACATGAAAAGAATCAATAG